A region from the Anaerolineae bacterium genome encodes:
- a CDS encoding ABC transporter substrate-binding protein, with protein MPSTATPVPPTATPAPTAAPAAGPKRGGVLRISGPVHKITNPAQYSWVVPSNQTRMICEYLTYTDKDNITHPYLLEKWEASEDLLTWTLYLRKNVTWNNGDKFTADDVIFTMNQWLDPDIGSSMLGLMSYVTPEDIEKVDDYTVRLHLSRPEIAVPEHLFHYPAQILHAKTFEGDIIKAPVGTGPYLLEEYVAGQVFRLKRRPDYWQTGADGKPLPYLDGMVWTDMGTEMQPQIAALKSGEIDMIDQGDAGGVEVFLGLRDDPNVQLLRLTTAVTRVLRMRVDMDPWTDVRVRQALKLCQDRKKILQLAFFGEGLEGQDCHVAPVHPEYCPIETPKYDPEKAKALLAEAGYPDGIDVEIAVGADWPEVVTYAETLKEDAAPAGIRLKINSMPTSQYWDLWTEVPLGITPWTHRPLGTMVLNLGYTADAQGNPVPWNETRWVDEEFVDLLNKANGTLDVEARRKIMCDLERIQQERGPIGIAFWMNVWMALGKKVRNAQPHPTSYMLFNEVWLEEA; from the coding sequence GTGCCTTCCACGGCGACGCCAGTACCCCCGACGGCGACGCCGGCCCCGACGGCTGCGCCGGCCGCCGGCCCCAAGCGCGGTGGTGTCCTGCGCATCTCTGGTCCCGTCCATAAGATCACCAATCCGGCGCAGTACTCCTGGGTGGTGCCGTCCAACCAGACGCGCATGATCTGTGAGTACCTGACGTACACGGACAAGGACAACATCACCCATCCGTACCTGCTGGAGAAGTGGGAGGCCAGCGAGGATCTGCTGACCTGGACGCTGTATCTGCGCAAGAACGTGACGTGGAACAACGGGGACAAGTTCACGGCGGACGATGTGATATTCACGATGAACCAGTGGCTGGACCCGGATATAGGTTCGTCCATGCTGGGGTTGATGTCGTACGTGACGCCGGAGGACATCGAGAAGGTGGACGACTACACGGTGCGGCTGCATCTGAGCCGGCCGGAGATCGCGGTGCCGGAGCACCTGTTCCATTATCCGGCGCAGATACTGCATGCCAAGACGTTTGAGGGGGACATCATCAAGGCGCCGGTGGGGACGGGCCCATACCTGCTGGAGGAGTACGTGGCGGGGCAGGTGTTTCGGCTGAAGCGCCGGCCGGATTACTGGCAGACTGGTGCCGACGGCAAGCCTCTGCCCTATCTCGACGGCATGGTGTGGACCGACATGGGCACCGAAATGCAGCCCCAGATTGCGGCTCTGAAGTCGGGCGAGATCGACATGATTGACCAGGGCGATGCGGGCGGAGTGGAGGTTTTCCTGGGTCTCCGGGATGACCCGAATGTCCAACTGCTCCGCCTGACGACGGCTGTCACCCGCGTCCTGCGCATGCGCGTGGACATGGATCCGTGGACGGATGTGCGGGTGCGGCAGGCGCTGAAGCTGTGCCAGGATCGGAAAAAGATCCTCCAGCTCGCCTTCTTCGGCGAGGGTCTGGAGGGCCAGGACTGCCACGTGGCGCCGGTGCATCCGGAGTACTGCCCCATCGAGACGCCGAAGTACGATCCGGAGAAGGCGAAGGCCCTGCTGGCGGAGGCCGGCTATCCCGACGGGATTGACGTGGAGATAGCGGTGGGCGCCGACTGGCCGGAGGTGGTGACCTATGCGGAGACGCTGAAGGAGGATGCGGCGCCGGCGGGCATTCGGCTGAAGATCAACTCCATGCCGACCAGCCAGTACTGGGACCTGTGGACGGAGGTGCCGCTGGGCATCACGCCGTGGACGCACCGTCCGCTGGGCACGATGGTGCTGAACCTGGGATACACGGCCGATGCGCAGGGCAACCCGGTGCCGTGGAACGAGACCCGGTGGGTGGACGAGGAGTTTGTGGATCTGTTGAACAAGGCCAACGGGACGCTGGATGTGGAGGCGCGGCGCAAGATCATGTGCGACCTGGAGCGCATCCAGCAGGAGCGCGGTCCCATCGGCATCGCTTTCTGGATGAATGTCTGGATGGCACTGGGCAAGAAGGTGCGCAACGCCCAGCCGCATCCCACTTCCTACATGCTGTTCAACGAGGTGTGGCTGGAAGAGGCATAA